A DNA window from Actinomadura luzonensis contains the following coding sequences:
- a CDS encoding cyclase family protein: MVHEPNNWGRFGPDDQRGTLNLLTPSVVLDALRAATTGEVLSLALPIRGATSSPAPTTVPHLRNRPLPQHFMSVDGGDYAAGARPIGEGLCVADDALVVTPHGTTTHMDALCHMWSGDQVYNGHPAARVRSYGATRCGIEQVGGVVARGVLYDVPRRLGLDHLPADHRVEPALLAEIAVPRPGDVAVIRTGWPRVWERSPEEYWSGQPGLSAEAGRWLAAHDVAAVAADNAAVGGLNARGTADESLPDDLHLILLHRHGIHLIEMLWLEELAARGRTEFVFVAAPLRLEGGTGSPLTPLAIL; encoded by the coding sequence TTGGTTCACGAGCCTAACAACTGGGGACGGTTCGGCCCAGACGATCAGCGCGGCACCCTGAACCTGCTCACCCCGTCCGTGGTCCTCGACGCCCTCCGCGCCGCCACCACCGGCGAGGTGCTGAGCCTGGCGCTGCCGATCCGCGGCGCGACCTCCTCGCCCGCCCCGACGACCGTGCCCCACCTGCGGAACCGGCCGCTGCCGCAACACTTCATGTCCGTGGACGGCGGCGACTACGCCGCCGGGGCCCGGCCGATCGGCGAGGGCCTGTGCGTCGCGGACGACGCCCTGGTCGTCACCCCGCACGGCACCACCACCCACATGGACGCGCTGTGCCACATGTGGTCGGGCGACCAGGTCTACAACGGCCACCCGGCGGCCCGCGTCCGCTCCTACGGCGCCACCCGCTGCGGCATCGAGCAGGTCGGGGGCGTGGTCGCGCGCGGCGTCCTGTACGACGTGCCCCGGCGGCTCGGCCTGGACCATCTGCCCGCGGACCACCGCGTCGAGCCCGCCCTGCTGGCGGAGATCGCCGTGCCCCGCCCCGGGGACGTCGCGGTGATCCGCACCGGCTGGCCCCGGGTGTGGGAACGCTCGCCGGAGGAGTACTGGTCGGGCCAGCCGGGCCTGTCGGCCGAGGCCGGACGCTGGCTGGCGGCGCACGACGTCGCGGCGGTGGCCGCCGACAACGCCGCCGTCGGCGGGCTCAACGCGCGCGGCACCGCCGACGAGAGCCTGCCCGACGACCTGCACCTCATCCTGCTCCACCGGCACGGCATTCACCTGATCGAGATGTTGTGGCTGGAGGAGCTGGCGGCCCGGGGCCGCACGGAGTTCGTGTTCGTGGCGGCCCCGCTCCGCCTCGAAGGCGGCACCGGCAGCCCCCTCACCCCGCTCGCGATCCTCTAG
- a CDS encoding effector-associated constant component EACC1, protein MAEGAAVQLALVGDVDEADRDSFRQWLHDEPGLSGAVVFSPLGTTPEELAPTSLVVSLVSDSVIKAFVRTLVAWLSTRRRGITIEVTSTGGQTVEIQAAQVHTEHDIRRILTGVLGELFLGRVGGPGTARGDVVADVVQGQADGFNVRPRPSIGADASGQQDVTADVASSMLPVTIYLSDESIHEQVEATVEDLLAAAGLRIENRDDPVIGSWFRRMRAVAEKFARSPAGREAALVAAHAAETRLVLAQDADVTAKLLQNLGPVIAALNSSDKDAVIRVGAILIVKMSGVLTVFQLTAKQQLLLNHSPQLATSPDRIIEALGPAPIGEGDGPPALC, encoded by the coding sequence ATGGCTGAGGGTGCGGCGGTTCAGCTTGCTCTGGTCGGCGACGTCGACGAAGCAGATCGCGATTCGTTTCGGCAGTGGTTGCATGATGAGCCGGGTCTGTCGGGGGCCGTTGTGTTCTCCCCGCTCGGAACGACGCCAGAGGAACTTGCGCCGACTTCCTTGGTGGTTAGCCTCGTCTCCGATTCCGTTATCAAGGCCTTCGTCAGAACCCTCGTAGCCTGGCTGTCGACTCGCCGCAGGGGTATCACGATCGAGGTCACGTCTACTGGTGGTCAGACGGTGGAGATCCAGGCGGCGCAGGTCCACACTGAGCACGACATACGCCGGATCCTCACGGGAGTTCTGGGTGAATTGTTTCTGGGGCGAGTCGGCGGCCCGGGGACGGCCCGCGGCGATGTCGTCGCCGATGTTGTGCAGGGCCAGGCCGATGGTTTTAACGTGCGGCCACGGCCTTCCATCGGAGCCGACGCTTCGGGTCAGCAGGATGTCACTGCGGACGTGGCCTCGTCGATGTTGCCGGTCACGATCTACCTGTCCGACGAGAGTATCCACGAGCAGGTCGAGGCAACGGTCGAAGATCTGTTGGCTGCGGCGGGCTTGCGGATCGAGAACCGTGACGATCCGGTCATCGGATCGTGGTTCCGCCGAATGCGGGCTGTGGCGGAGAAATTCGCGCGTTCTCCTGCAGGGCGCGAGGCCGCGTTGGTCGCGGCACACGCCGCCGAAACACGCCTGGTACTCGCTCAGGATGCGGACGTCACTGCAAAGTTGCTGCAGAATCTGGGGCCGGTCATCGCGGCCTTGAATAGCAGTGACAAGGATGCGGTGATCCGGGTCGGGGCGATATTGATCGTGAAGATGAGCGGGGTTTTGACCGTGTTCCAGTTGACGGCCAAGCAGCAGCTGCTGCTCAACCACAGCCCCCAGCTTGCTACCTCGCCAGATAGGATCATTGAGGCCCTCGGACCAGCACCTATCGGCGAAGGCGACGGCCCCCCGGCCTTGTGCTGA
- a CDS encoding TetR/AcrR family transcriptional regulator encodes MSEGPGLRERKKARTRALIQKEALRLFRAQGYAATTVEQIAEAAEVAPSTVFRYFPTKEDLVLVDQYPPFAEALRAAPPELNPVQAVRFALRAVLGAQTPEEREDGLERERLMFTVPELWAASLENIRGVLAGLRAELAAREGRDPGDPELRNVTGAVAGVLIALWFDWAADPALDVPAEFDRALAHLGAGLPVARQAGPGEPPGEAPG; translated from the coding sequence ATGAGCGAGGGACCCGGGCTGCGGGAGCGGAAGAAGGCCAGGACCAGGGCGCTGATCCAGAAGGAGGCGCTGCGGCTGTTCCGGGCGCAGGGCTACGCGGCGACGACCGTCGAGCAGATCGCGGAGGCCGCCGAGGTGGCGCCCAGCACCGTGTTCCGCTATTTCCCGACGAAGGAGGACCTGGTGCTGGTCGACCAGTACCCGCCCTTCGCCGAGGCGCTGCGGGCCGCGCCGCCCGAGCTCAACCCCGTCCAGGCCGTACGGTTCGCGTTGCGCGCCGTGCTCGGGGCGCAGACGCCGGAGGAGCGCGAGGACGGCCTGGAACGGGAACGGCTCATGTTCACCGTGCCCGAGCTGTGGGCGGCGAGCCTGGAGAACATCCGCGGCGTGCTCGCCGGGCTGCGCGCGGAGCTGGCCGCCCGCGAGGGCCGCGACCCCGGCGACCCCGAGCTGCGCAACGTCACCGGGGCGGTGGCCGGCGTGCTGATAGCGTTGTGGTTCGACTGGGCCGCCGACCCCGCCCTGGACGTGCCCGCCGAGTTCGACAGGGCCCTCGCCCACCTCGGCGCGGGCCTGCCGGTCGCCCGTCAGGCCGGGCCGGGGGAGCCGCCGGGGGAGGCGCCGGGGTAG
- a CDS encoding helix-turn-helix domain-containing protein has protein sequence MNDQVEVGGRIARQRRRRGLSQQAAAGLIGRSESWLSQVERGVRRIDSHSVLVRLAQVLGVSVHELTHAGQQDGESRYRPGEGIREAMLRYDMLSPFTGQAESPHRLRIELHRINRLYQSARYEEAGQRLPGLILAVEHGRQAVPRKHRRPADTLRALTYQCAATVLTRVDEPELAWLAADRSLAAAEDADRPLLAAVSAYRLGYILIKMHRPEQARDLAVRAAESLHGDEHRTNPVLASVRGGLYLVAASAAAHTYDRGGTDSHLAEATAAADHIGRERNDFWTAFGITNIRIHRLSSAVAFGDAKLAVALGEALDLSRLPVSLLGRRAQVHLDLARAYTLQRKDAAAVNTLLNAEQLSPQLIRYDQRTRDVLAQLVKREHRPSTPQLRGLACRAGIV, from the coding sequence ATGAACGACCAGGTCGAGGTCGGCGGACGCATCGCCCGGCAGCGGCGACGGCGTGGCCTGTCCCAACAGGCGGCGGCCGGGCTGATCGGCAGGTCGGAGAGCTGGCTCAGCCAGGTCGAACGCGGAGTACGCCGTATCGACAGTCACAGCGTGCTAGTGCGACTGGCGCAGGTGCTGGGCGTGAGCGTCCACGAGTTGACCCATGCCGGTCAGCAGGACGGCGAATCGCGCTACCGGCCAGGCGAGGGAATCCGGGAAGCCATGCTGCGCTACGACATGCTCTCACCGTTCACAGGCCAAGCGGAGAGTCCGCACCGGTTGCGGATCGAGCTGCACCGGATCAACCGCTTGTACCAGTCCGCCCGGTACGAGGAAGCGGGGCAGCGGTTGCCGGGATTGATTCTCGCAGTCGAGCACGGTCGGCAGGCCGTGCCGCGGAAGCATCGGCGTCCAGCCGACACGCTGAGAGCTCTGACCTACCAGTGCGCAGCGACCGTCCTGACGCGCGTGGACGAGCCCGAGCTCGCGTGGCTGGCCGCCGATCGTTCCTTGGCCGCAGCGGAGGATGCCGATCGGCCTCTGCTCGCGGCGGTCAGCGCCTACCGGCTGGGCTACATCCTGATCAAGATGCACCGCCCGGAGCAGGCCCGTGATCTGGCCGTGCGGGCCGCTGAGTCGCTGCACGGCGACGAGCACCGAACGAATCCGGTCCTGGCCTCGGTTCGGGGCGGACTGTACCTGGTCGCCGCCTCGGCCGCCGCGCACACCTACGATCGAGGCGGGACAGACAGTCATCTTGCCGAGGCCACCGCCGCCGCCGACCACATCGGCCGCGAACGCAATGATTTCTGGACCGCCTTCGGCATCACCAACATCCGGATCCACCGTCTGTCGTCAGCGGTCGCCTTCGGTGACGCGAAACTCGCCGTTGCGCTGGGCGAAGCCCTCGACCTGTCCCGGCTGCCGGTCAGCCTGCTCGGTCGCCGCGCCCAGGTCCATCTCGACCTCGCCCGCGCGTACACCCTGCAGCGCAAGGACGCCGCCGCGGTGAACACACTGCTGAACGCGGAACAGCTCTCGCCGCAGTTGATCCGCTACGACCAGCGCACGCGGGACGTCCTCGCGCAACTCGTCAAGCGGGAGCATCGTCCCAGCACGCCGCAACTGCGTGGCCTGGCGTGCCGGGCAGGCATCGTGTGA
- a CDS encoding sunset domain-containing protein, with protein sequence MRLRSFLGALAIWYGAFLVIEILAATTLATADVYDVPGDPSYAVTPFDTNLFRDESEARAAGFHHWSP encoded by the coding sequence ATGAGACTCCGTTCGTTCCTCGGCGCGCTGGCGATCTGGTACGGCGCCTTCCTGGTGATCGAGATCCTCGCGGCGACCACCCTCGCGACCGCCGACGTGTACGACGTCCCCGGCGACCCCTCGTACGCCGTCACCCCGTTCGACACCAACCTGTTCCGCGACGAGTCCGAGGCCCGCGCCGCCGGCTTCCACCACTGGAGCCCCTGA
- a CDS encoding LLM class flavin-dependent oxidoreductase, translating into MKFSTFHLFHRFDGQSFKDVYDYHLELIELAEELGFDGVRLAEHHFRDYGVVPNLFTMLAHAAARTERLRLGTGIVVLPLHNPVHVAEEAAQVDVLSGGRLDLGIGRGYQSFEFEGFGIDLAEARDRFNEALEVIVGLWTRAAYQHEGKFYRTGAEVSLVPRPVQDPHPPLHVAAVSPETVTMYAERGLPILADPAAPFRKVVKAAETWRETAARAGHPDGAELVVARSVYVAPTLEQAREDQARFEASFDRSRIFNERSAPIDPRTGRAAQGFEYYQDRYLKGGAVSADFRWEQLEVIGDPARVVEQVTLLRDAGFTNLLCDFGSTRPMPLADMKRVMRFFAAEVMPAFQ; encoded by the coding sequence ATGAAGTTCTCGACCTTCCACCTCTTCCACCGCTTCGACGGCCAGAGCTTCAAGGACGTCTACGACTACCACCTGGAGCTCATCGAGCTGGCCGAGGAGCTGGGGTTCGACGGGGTGCGGCTGGCCGAGCACCACTTCCGCGACTACGGCGTCGTCCCCAACCTGTTCACCATGCTCGCCCACGCCGCCGCCCGCACCGAGCGGCTGCGGCTCGGCACCGGGATCGTCGTCCTGCCCCTGCACAACCCCGTCCACGTGGCCGAGGAGGCCGCGCAGGTGGACGTGTTGTCCGGCGGGCGGCTGGATCTCGGCATCGGGCGCGGGTACCAGAGCTTCGAGTTCGAAGGGTTCGGCATCGACCTGGCCGAGGCGCGCGACCGGTTCAACGAGGCCCTGGAGGTGATCGTCGGGCTCTGGACGCGGGCGGCGTACCAGCACGAGGGGAAGTTCTACCGGACCGGGGCCGAGGTGTCGCTGGTGCCGCGGCCCGTGCAGGACCCCCATCCGCCGCTGCACGTCGCGGCGGTCTCCCCCGAGACCGTCACCATGTACGCCGAGCGCGGCCTGCCCATCCTGGCCGACCCGGCGGCGCCGTTCAGGAAGGTCGTCAAGGCGGCCGAGACGTGGCGGGAGACGGCGGCGCGGGCCGGGCACCCGGACGGGGCCGAGCTGGTCGTGGCCCGCAGCGTGTACGTCGCCCCCACCCTGGAGCAGGCGCGCGAGGACCAGGCGCGGTTCGAGGCGTCGTTCGACCGATCGCGCATCTTCAACGAGCGCAGCGCCCCGATCGACCCCAGGACGGGCCGGGCCGCGCAGGGCTTCGAGTACTACCAGGACCGTTACCTCAAGGGCGGCGCCGTCTCGGCCGACTTCCGGTGGGAGCAGCTGGAGGTCATCGGGGACCCGGCGCGGGTCGTCGAGCAGGTCACGCTGCTCAGGGACGCCGGCTTCACGAACCTGCTCTGCGACTTCGGCAGCACCCGCCCCATGCCGCTCGCGGACATGAAGCGCGTCATGCGGTTCTTCGCGGCGGAAGTCATGCCCGCCTTCCAGTAG
- a CDS encoding DUF5131 family protein, producing the protein MAEAGALPSLDLTGIDWVIAGGESGPGHRPLDLDWVRDLRDRCVDQGVSFFFKQVGGLTPKSGGRELDGRTWDEMPGDHS; encoded by the coding sequence GTGGCGGAAGCCGGGGCTCTACCCTCCCTCGACCTCACCGGCATTGACTGGGTCATTGCCGGAGGTGAAAGCGGCCCCGGCCACCGCCCGCTGGACCTCGACTGGGTCCGCGACCTCCGCGACCGCTGCGTCGACCAGGGCGTCAGCTTCTTCTTTAAGCAGGTTGGCGGGCTGACGCCCAAGAGCGGCGGCCGCGAACTGGACGGCCGCACATGGGACGAAATGCCGGGCGATCATTCATGA
- a CDS encoding AMP-binding protein: MIHSLSLSDVLAEHARSRPQTTAVVDGDVRLTYPELDDRVTRLASALAGRGVGAGDRVLWLGQNAHAVLELLLACSRLGAVFCPANWRQSADELRFVLHDLAPSLVVWEPSDTVAALAGPGWVRAGADYEGLVAGGPVREFAQVADTEPVLALYTAAFAGRPNAALLSSAALVAHATSLLVVRQMEPGFTFLNNGPLFHVGTMMFCLATLQIGGTNVFTPAFDPEEVCRLVDAEKVTQAFLFGPMIDAVVKANAGGKYDLSSLRFVAASDEWNAMITVDDSPWCRSRMGGYGQTEVGGMLTFLGLAEGGAGLAGRPSPLAQVRIMGPDDAELPAGEVGEICARGKTLFSGYFARPDLNAEKLRNGWHHTGDLGRREPDGTITFIGPKLRMIKSGAENVYPAEVERALKTHPAVADAAVIGVPDPDWHQAVKAVVVLRQGAAATPAELVEHVKGQVASYKKPREVVFADEIPKRGFTPDYDALDAAHGGGNYPGASPGGSPGPA; this comes from the coding sequence ATGATCCACAGCCTGTCCCTGTCCGACGTCCTCGCCGAGCACGCCCGCAGCCGCCCGCAGACGACGGCGGTGGTGGACGGGGACGTGCGGCTCACGTACCCGGAGCTGGACGACCGCGTGACCAGGCTGGCCAGCGCGCTCGCCGGGCGCGGCGTCGGCGCCGGCGACCGGGTGTTGTGGCTCGGCCAGAACGCGCACGCCGTCCTGGAGCTGCTGCTCGCCTGCAGCCGCCTCGGCGCCGTCTTCTGCCCGGCGAACTGGCGGCAGTCCGCGGACGAGCTGCGCTTCGTGCTCCACGATCTCGCCCCGTCGCTCGTCGTCTGGGAGCCCTCCGACACCGTCGCCGCGCTCGCCGGGCCGGGCTGGGTCCGGGCCGGGGCGGACTACGAGGGGCTCGTCGCGGGCGGGCCGGTCCGGGAGTTCGCGCAGGTCGCCGACACCGAGCCGGTGCTCGCGCTCTACACCGCCGCCTTCGCGGGTCGCCCGAACGCGGCCCTGCTCAGCAGCGCCGCGCTGGTCGCGCACGCCACGTCGCTGCTGGTCGTCCGGCAGATGGAGCCCGGCTTCACCTTCCTCAACAACGGGCCGCTCTTCCACGTCGGGACGATGATGTTCTGCCTGGCGACCCTGCAGATCGGCGGCACGAACGTCTTCACCCCCGCCTTCGACCCGGAGGAGGTGTGCCGGCTGGTCGACGCCGAGAAGGTGACGCAGGCGTTCCTGTTCGGGCCGATGATCGACGCGGTGGTGAAGGCGAACGCGGGCGGCAAGTACGACCTGTCCTCGCTGCGCTTCGTAGCCGCCTCCGACGAGTGGAACGCGATGATCACGGTGGACGACTCGCCGTGGTGCCGGTCCAGGATGGGCGGGTACGGGCAGACCGAGGTGGGCGGGATGCTGACCTTCCTGGGGCTGGCGGAGGGCGGGGCCGGGCTCGCGGGGCGGCCGTCGCCGCTGGCGCAGGTGCGGATCATGGGGCCGGACGACGCCGAGCTGCCGGCGGGCGAGGTGGGCGAGATCTGCGCCCGCGGCAAGACCCTCTTCTCCGGATATTTCGCCCGGCCCGACTTAAATGCGGAAAAGCTGCGGAACGGCTGGCACCACACCGGCGACCTCGGCCGCCGCGAGCCCGACGGCACGATCACCTTCATCGGCCCCAAGCTGCGCATGATCAAGTCCGGGGCCGAGAACGTCTACCCGGCCGAGGTCGAGCGCGCCCTCAAGACGCACCCGGCGGTGGCCGACGCCGCCGTCATCGGCGTTCCGGACCCGGACTGGCACCAGGCGGTCAAGGCCGTCGTGGTGCTGAGGCAGGGGGCGGCAGCGACGCCCGCGGAGCTGGTCGAGCACGTGAAGGGCCAGGTCGCGTCGTACAAGAAGCCGCGTGAGGTGGTGTTCGCGGACGAGATCCCGAAGCGCGGCTTCACCCCGGACTACGACGCGCTCGACGCCGCCCACGGCGGCGGCAACTACCCCGGCGCCTCCCCCGGCGGCTCCCCCGGCCCGGCCTGA
- a CDS encoding DUF397 domain-containing protein, whose translation MRNDDELAAELRQAEWRKASYSGADGGDCIEVAPLSGDRVGIRDTEQPELAPWVVRGSVFRAFVSGAKDGEFDF comes from the coding sequence ATGAGAAACGATGACGAACTGGCCGCGGAACTCCGACAGGCAGAATGGCGGAAAGCCTCCTACAGCGGCGCAGACGGCGGCGACTGCATCGAGGTCGCCCCGCTGAGCGGCGACCGTGTCGGCATCCGGGACACCGAGCAGCCCGAGCTGGCTCCCTGGGTGGTACGCGGCAGCGTCTTCCGCGCCTTCGTCTCCGGCGCCAAGGACGGCGAGTTCGACTTCTGA
- a CDS encoding flavoprotein yields MRVLYIVTSAAPSHAGPVTDLVTGAQAAGWQVFVVSTPLGLRFLDQARLEQQTGERVRSEFRMPGEGKELPKADAVIAAPMTFNTINKWAAGITDNFAVGLLCELTGYGVPIVAVPMLKPALAQHLAFRTSLGVLSQMGVRLLFDPSAPYERRMPAWDDVLDELERATGGASA; encoded by the coding sequence GTGCGCGTGCTGTACATCGTCACCAGCGCGGCCCCGTCCCATGCCGGCCCTGTCACCGACCTCGTGACCGGCGCACAAGCCGCCGGCTGGCAGGTGTTCGTCGTCTCCACGCCCCTGGGCCTGCGCTTCCTCGATCAGGCACGCCTTGAGCAGCAGACGGGAGAGCGGGTACGCAGCGAGTTCCGGATGCCCGGAGAGGGCAAGGAACTGCCCAAAGCGGACGCGGTCATAGCGGCACCGATGACCTTCAACACGATCAACAAATGGGCTGCGGGGATCACGGACAACTTCGCGGTGGGGCTGCTGTGCGAGCTGACCGGCTACGGCGTGCCGATCGTCGCCGTCCCCATGCTCAAGCCCGCCCTCGCGCAGCACCTCGCCTTCCGGACCAGCCTCGGCGTGCTGAGCCAGATGGGCGTGCGGCTGCTGTTCGATCCGTCAGCACCCTATGAGAGACGCATGCCGGCCTGGGACGATGTGCTGGACGAGCTGGAGCGGGCGACGGGCGGCGCGTCCGCCTAA
- a CDS encoding ATP-binding protein has protein sequence MTLGRTAESLRLARETVGLWLADGPQEVRDDAALIVSELVTNVLRHVPGGVHRDWVDVRLGRGRGFVRLEVVDPGTDLSGPELGEDDLLSESGRGLRLVAGLAVRCGTWRTGDGCRVVRADLAWPGAGTP, from the coding sequence ATGACGCTCGGCCGCACTGCTGAGTCCCTGCGACTCGCCCGGGAGACGGTCGGTCTCTGGCTGGCGGATGGTCCTCAGGAGGTCCGGGACGACGCCGCCCTGATCGTCTCGGAACTGGTGACGAACGTGCTCCGGCACGTGCCGGGTGGCGTTCATCGTGACTGGGTGGACGTGCGGCTCGGTCGCGGACGGGGCTTCGTGCGGCTGGAGGTCGTGGATCCAGGTACCGACCTGTCCGGCCCGGAGCTCGGCGAGGACGATCTCCTGTCCGAGTCGGGCCGGGGGCTTCGTCTCGTAGCGGGTCTGGCCGTGCGCTGCGGCACGTGGCGTACCGGTGACGGCTGCCGCGTCGTCCGGGCTGATCTGGCGTGGCCTGGCGCGGGTACGCCGTGA
- a CDS encoding helix-turn-helix domain-containing protein translates to MGASDLDPGASPLALFGAELRRLREERGVTQEAIADYTHVSKSLVSQIENAKRTPQWDFTEQVEGLLGLQGDLLRLLPLVLRTGPNWFRQWPRIEANAHSLRTWQPLVVPGLLQTRNYARAILRGQPGITDQRVEEIAEGRLSRQMVFERPEPPLYAAVIDEGVLARPIGGAEVMREQLEHLLMLLAHPCITLQVVPMAAVPTIGFLGGFVIAQQLNGPDAVYLDTASDGEMTDRADRVRRVSLRFDAIRSYARPVNETAEAIREKMVMHEKR, encoded by the coding sequence ATGGGCGCCAGCGACTTGGATCCAGGAGCAAGCCCTCTCGCGCTTTTCGGAGCCGAGTTGAGAAGGCTGAGAGAGGAAAGGGGCGTGACGCAGGAGGCGATCGCGGACTATACGCACGTGAGCAAAAGCCTGGTCAGTCAGATCGAGAATGCCAAACGCACTCCGCAGTGGGACTTCACGGAGCAGGTGGAAGGACTCCTCGGCCTGCAGGGCGACCTGCTCCGCCTCCTCCCACTGGTACTGAGAACGGGACCCAACTGGTTCCGCCAATGGCCCAGGATCGAGGCCAACGCCCACAGCCTGCGCACCTGGCAACCGCTCGTGGTACCAGGGCTCCTGCAGACCAGAAACTATGCGCGCGCGATTCTGCGCGGGCAGCCGGGCATCACCGATCAACGGGTGGAGGAGATCGCCGAGGGCCGACTCAGCAGACAGATGGTGTTCGAGCGGCCCGAACCTCCTTTGTATGCCGCAGTGATCGACGAAGGCGTCCTTGCCCGCCCCATCGGCGGCGCGGAGGTGATGCGGGAGCAACTGGAACATCTCCTGATGCTCCTGGCACACCCCTGCATCACTCTGCAAGTCGTTCCGATGGCGGCCGTCCCCACGATCGGTTTTCTCGGTGGATTCGTGATCGCTCAGCAACTCAACGGCCCGGATGCGGTGTATCTGGATACCGCATCCGACGGCGAGATGACGGATCGCGCTGACCGGGTCCGCAGAGTTAGTCTCAGATTCGACGCCATACGGTCATACGCCCGACCTGTGAACGAGACCGCCGAAGCGATACGCGAGAAGATGGTGATGCATGAGAAACGATGA
- a CDS encoding cytochrome P450, with the protein MRRLPIERDPRHPFDPPPGLRGLPPMARLEMADGHLGWLATTLDAARAVLTDPRFSARQELKHPAVRSSAPGGPGRPAPPGFFAATDPPEHTRYRRLLTGQFTLRRMRLLEPRIERIAAGHLDAMAAAGPPADLVTAYALPIPSMVICELLGVPYADHAFFQDRSRELVTPDGDPRAASAALHAYLLDLVRRKREEPADDLLSGLTGELTDEELANVGLILLVAGHETTANMLALGVFALLREGRAYEEGMEEELLRRLSILHLGAPSRAALEDVEVAGVLVAEGETVALSLPMANHDPAVFPDPGALRPGRPEARRHLAFGHGVHQCLGQQLARNELRAGYRALFERFPGLRLAVPATEVPLRQDNAVYGVARLPVTWG; encoded by the coding sequence ATGCGCAGACTCCCGATCGAACGCGACCCCCGGCACCCCTTCGACCCGCCGCCCGGCCTCCGCGGCCTGCCGCCCATGGCCCGCCTGGAGATGGCCGACGGGCACCTCGGCTGGCTCGCCACCACGCTCGACGCCGCCCGCGCCGTGCTCACCGACCCGCGCTTCAGCGCCCGGCAGGAGCTCAAGCACCCGGCCGTACGCTCCTCCGCGCCCGGCGGGCCCGGCCGGCCCGCGCCGCCGGGCTTCTTCGCCGCCACCGACCCGCCCGAGCACACGCGCTACCGCCGGCTGCTCACCGGCCAGTTCACGCTGCGCCGCATGCGCCTGCTGGAGCCGCGCATCGAGCGGATCGCCGCCGGGCACCTCGACGCGATGGCGGCGGCCGGGCCGCCCGCGGACCTGGTGACCGCGTACGCGCTGCCCATCCCCTCGATGGTCATCTGCGAGCTGCTCGGCGTCCCGTACGCCGACCACGCCTTCTTCCAGGACCGCAGCCGCGAGCTGGTCACCCCGGACGGGGACCCGCGCGCGGCGTCCGCCGCGCTGCACGCGTACCTGCTGGACCTGGTGCGCCGCAAGCGCGAGGAGCCCGCCGACGACCTGCTCAGCGGCCTCACCGGCGAGCTGACGGACGAGGAGCTGGCCAACGTCGGCCTGATCCTGCTCGTCGCCGGCCACGAGACCACCGCGAACATGCTCGCCCTCGGCGTCTTCGCTCTGCTGCGCGAGGGCCGGGCGTACGAGGAGGGGATGGAGGAGGAGCTGCTGCGCCGGCTGTCGATCCTGCACCTCGGCGCGCCCAGCCGGGCCGCGCTGGAGGACGTCGAGGTGGCCGGCGTGCTGGTCGCCGAGGGCGAGACGGTCGCCCTGTCGCTGCCGATGGCCAACCACGACCCGGCCGTCTTCCCCGACCCCGGCGCCCTCCGCCCGGGCCGGCCGGAGGCCCGCCGCCACCTCGCCTTCGGCCACGGCGTCCACCAGTGCCTCGGCCAGCAGCTCGCCAGGAACGAGCTGCGCGCCGGCTACCGCGCGCTGTTCGAGCGCTTCCCCGGCCTGCGCCTGGCCGTCCCCGCCACCGAGGTCCCGCTCCGCCAGGACAACGCGGTGTACGGCGTCGCCCGCCTCCCGGTGACCTGGGGCTAG
- a CDS encoding GNAT family N-acetyltransferase, with product MERDVITAGSLALRPFTLADIPWVHEVSLDPALQHFVELPSPYRMEDAAFFVEQLAIAGGQSGQRLEFLAEEASTGERLGRVGVGLSAPGTAEIGYWVDPKARGRGVATDAVRAVCRWAFRAHGLELIEWRAEVGNLASRRVAEKAGFTVEATLRKRLLHRGIRVDAWVGSLLKNEVL from the coding sequence ATGGAACGAGATGTGATCACAGCAGGCTCGCTTGCCCTGCGACCGTTTACGCTGGCGGACATCCCGTGGGTTCATGAGGTGTCCCTGGATCCGGCGTTGCAGCACTTCGTGGAGTTGCCGTCGCCCTACCGCATGGAAGACGCGGCTTTCTTTGTCGAGCAGTTGGCCATCGCCGGCGGACAGAGTGGGCAGCGTCTGGAGTTCCTCGCTGAGGAAGCGTCCACGGGAGAACGCCTGGGCCGCGTGGGGGTGGGGTTGAGCGCGCCGGGCACGGCTGAGATCGGATACTGGGTTGATCCGAAAGCGCGCGGACGTGGCGTTGCGACTGACGCGGTGCGAGCCGTGTGTCGATGGGCCTTCCGCGCCCACGGCTTGGAACTGATCGAGTGGCGAGCTGAAGTAGGGAACCTGGCTTCCCGCCGGGTTGCAGAGAAGGCAGGCTTCACCGTGGAGGCCACGCTCCGGAAGCGACTTCTCCACCGAGGAATCCGGGTGGATGCATGGGTCGGCTCCCTGCTCAAGAATGAGGTTCTGTGA